One window of the Actinomyces wuliandei genome contains the following:
- a CDS encoding PTS fructose transporter subunit IIABC: MTETTPLIIPELVALDASAGPGKEDVIDFLARTVASAGRAASPDGLATDARAREATAPTGIPGGIAIPHCRSPHVLAPSLGFARLTEGVDFGAADGQAADLVFMIAAPDGADDVHLQLLAKLARGLMQTEFTDALRAASSAEEAARVVTQQVQPELLEDTEGAGDKDTGTAEGSAGSAEAADAAGDAANGADDAAGSAGAGEAGAAGTVIVGVSSCPTGIAHTFMAAEALEQAGKDRGVTVAIEGQGSGRIDALDPALIERASAVIFAHDLPVKGRERFAGKPVVDVGVKAAVNDAGSLVDQALAAIDDPQAARVQAGGGEDAADSSEEGSEHWARRLQRSVMTGVSYMIPFVAAGGLLIALGFLFGGYDITETAENIVTGSSLWNLPDLSSADLAAPNALGGSALAAYIGAVLFTIGNAAMGFLVPALAGYVAFGLAGRPGIAPGFAMGAVAVAVDSGFIGGLIGGIIAGYVAAWLAGLDVPRWLRGLMPVVVIPLGTTLVVGALMYMVLGRPLASLMNALQDGLTSMSGGGSAVLLGVILGLMMCFDLGGPVNKAAYLFATAGLSAATDASYEIMAAVMAAGMVPPLAMSAATFLRRRLFTEAEAENGRSAWLLGLSFISEGAIPFAAADPLRVIPATMAGGAVTGALTMALGVGSRAPHGGVFVAFAINNFLGFVLAILAGTVVTTALVVLLKGLRQSSQAPAAAAVAA, translated from the coding sequence ATGACCGAGACGACCCCGCTTATCATCCCCGAGCTGGTGGCGCTGGACGCCAGTGCCGGCCCCGGCAAGGAGGATGTCATCGACTTCCTGGCGCGCACGGTCGCCAGCGCCGGACGCGCCGCCAGCCCCGACGGCCTGGCCACCGACGCCAGGGCGCGTGAGGCCACCGCACCCACCGGTATCCCCGGTGGCATCGCCATCCCGCACTGCCGCAGCCCCCACGTCCTGGCTCCCAGCCTGGGCTTTGCCCGCCTGACCGAGGGTGTGGACTTCGGGGCGGCTGACGGGCAGGCGGCCGACCTGGTCTTCATGATCGCCGCCCCCGACGGCGCTGACGACGTCCACCTCCAGCTCCTGGCCAAGCTCGCCCGGGGCCTCATGCAGACGGAGTTCACCGACGCGCTGCGTGCCGCCTCCAGCGCAGAGGAGGCCGCACGCGTCGTCACCCAGCAGGTCCAGCCCGAGCTGCTGGAGGACACTGAGGGCGCCGGTGACAAGGATACGGGAACGGCTGAGGGCTCTGCTGGCTCCGCCGAGGCGGCCGACGCTGCTGGTGACGCTGCCAACGGCGCGGATGACGCTGCTGGCAGCGCAGGAGCAGGCGAGGCTGGGGCGGCAGGCACCGTCATCGTGGGCGTGTCCTCCTGCCCCACCGGTATCGCCCACACCTTCATGGCCGCAGAGGCGCTGGAGCAGGCGGGCAAGGACCGTGGTGTCACCGTGGCCATCGAGGGGCAGGGCTCGGGCAGGATCGACGCCCTCGACCCTGCCCTCATCGAGAGGGCCAGCGCCGTCATCTTCGCCCACGACCTGCCGGTCAAGGGGCGTGAGCGCTTCGCTGGCAAGCCGGTGGTCGACGTCGGCGTCAAGGCTGCCGTCAACGACGCAGGCTCCCTGGTGGACCAGGCCCTGGCTGCCATCGACGACCCGCAGGCGGCCCGGGTGCAGGCCGGCGGCGGCGAGGACGCCGCTGACAGCAGCGAGGAGGGCAGCGAGCACTGGGCCCGCCGCCTCCAGCGCTCCGTCATGACCGGGGTGTCCTACATGATCCCCTTTGTGGCCGCAGGCGGTCTGCTCATCGCCCTGGGCTTCCTCTTCGGCGGCTACGACATCACCGAGACGGCGGAGAACATCGTCACCGGCTCCAGCCTGTGGAACCTCCCGGACCTGAGCAGCGCCGACCTCGCCGCGCCCAACGCCCTGGGAGGGTCCGCACTGGCGGCCTACATCGGGGCGGTCCTGTTCACGATCGGCAACGCGGCCATGGGGTTCCTCGTACCCGCCCTGGCCGGGTACGTCGCCTTCGGGCTGGCCGGGCGGCCCGGCATCGCTCCCGGCTTCGCCATGGGCGCGGTGGCTGTCGCGGTTGACTCCGGGTTCATCGGAGGCCTCATCGGAGGCATCATCGCCGGCTACGTGGCCGCCTGGCTGGCCGGGCTGGACGTCCCCCGGTGGCTGCGGGGCCTCATGCCCGTCGTCGTCATCCCCCTGGGCACCACCCTGGTCGTGGGCGCGCTCATGTACATGGTCCTGGGCCGCCCCCTGGCCTCCCTCATGAACGCTCTCCAGGACGGGCTGACCTCCATGTCCGGCGGGGGCTCCGCAGTCCTCCTGGGCGTCATCCTGGGGCTCATGATGTGCTTCGACCTGGGCGGGCCGGTCAACAAGGCGGCCTACCTCTTCGCCACCGCCGGGCTGTCCGCCGCCACGGACGCCTCTTACGAGATCATGGCCGCAGTCATGGCGGCAGGCATGGTCCCGCCCCTGGCCATGTCGGCGGCGACCTTCCTGCGCCGCAGGCTGTTCACCGAGGCGGAGGCTGAGAACGGCCGCAGCGCCTGGCTGCTGGGACTGTCCTTCATCTCCGAGGGCGCGATCCCCTTCGCCGCGGCCGACCCGCTGCGCGTCATCCCCGCCACCATGGCCGGGGGCGCGGTGACCGGCGCCCTGACCATGGCGCTGGGCGTGGGCTCACGCGCCCCGCACGGCGGCGTGTTCGTGGCCTTCGCCATCAACAACTTCCTGGGCTTCGTCCTGGCGATCCTGGCCGGGACGGTCGTGACCACCGCGCTGGTCGTCCTCCTCAAGGGGCTGAGGCAGTCCTCGCAGGCACCCGCCGCAGCTGCTGTGGCCGCCTGA
- a CDS encoding four-carbon acid sugar kinase family protein, with translation MTKCAHPASPDRRPAGSPADSAPVGLADLTRGLPDGPPVEATAVAARLTRALVVLDDDPTGTQSVAGLPVVTRWEEADLAWALGTGAPAVYVMTNSRSLDPADAQRVNREAVTSALAASQATGRPVTFVSRSDSTLRGHFPLEPDTIAEQLEKAGTPVDGIVLSPAFPDAGRVTVHGVHYAGSPGTGFVPVGDTEFAGDATFGYHSSSLPQWVEEKTGGAVRASSVPVADLEVLRGDEGAVVDTLTSLGGRQPVAVDCVEENDLRLLARALQRAEEAGSTFVYRVGPPFVRARIGQEPHPPLTASQARPTETAPDTDAAGGLVVVGSHVGLTGRQVEALRTATGTPEVVLDVPTVLRARDRDAHVAQVASQAAAALGEGSVVVRRGGAFVPGRDAQESLAFARAVSDAVVEVVQQVVARRCPRFVIAKGGITSSDVASRGLGIRRALVRGPMLPGIVSLWEPQDGPAAGVPYIVFAGNVGDDDSLAQVVSVLSA, from the coding sequence ATGACGAAGTGTGCCCACCCAGCCAGTCCGGACCGTCGTCCAGCCGGGTCTCCGGCTGACTCAGCCCCGGTGGGGCTGGCGGACCTCACCCGGGGCCTGCCCGACGGGCCGCCCGTGGAGGCGACTGCGGTTGCCGCCCGGCTCACCCGCGCCCTGGTGGTCCTGGACGACGACCCCACCGGCACCCAGTCCGTCGCGGGCCTGCCCGTGGTGACCCGCTGGGAGGAGGCTGACCTCGCCTGGGCGCTGGGCACGGGGGCGCCCGCCGTCTACGTCATGACCAACTCCCGCTCCCTCGACCCGGCAGACGCCCAGCGGGTCAACCGGGAGGCAGTCACGTCCGCGCTGGCCGCCTCCCAGGCCACCGGCCGCCCAGTCACCTTCGTCTCCCGCTCCGACTCCACCCTGCGCGGCCACTTCCCCCTGGAGCCGGACACGATCGCCGAGCAGCTGGAGAAGGCTGGCACGCCGGTGGACGGCATCGTCCTGTCGCCCGCCTTCCCGGACGCCGGGCGCGTCACCGTCCACGGCGTCCACTACGCGGGGTCACCGGGCACCGGGTTCGTCCCCGTGGGGGACACCGAGTTCGCCGGGGACGCGACCTTCGGCTACCACTCCTCCAGCCTGCCCCAGTGGGTGGAGGAGAAGACCGGGGGCGCGGTGAGGGCCTCCTCGGTCCCGGTGGCGGACCTGGAGGTCCTGCGCGGCGACGAGGGCGCCGTCGTGGACACCCTCACGTCCCTTGGCGGGCGGCAGCCGGTGGCCGTGGACTGCGTGGAGGAGAACGACCTGCGCCTGCTGGCCCGAGCCCTCCAGCGCGCTGAGGAGGCAGGCTCCACCTTCGTCTACCGGGTGGGGCCGCCCTTCGTGCGTGCCCGTATCGGCCAGGAGCCCCACCCGCCGCTGACCGCCAGCCAGGCCCGCCCCACCGAGACCGCCCCTGACACCGACGCTGCGGGCGGGCTGGTGGTCGTGGGCTCCCACGTGGGGCTCACCGGTCGGCAGGTCGAGGCCCTGCGCACTGCCACGGGCACCCCCGAGGTGGTCCTGGACGTCCCCACGGTGCTGCGTGCCCGGGACCGTGACGCCCACGTCGCCCAGGTCGCCTCCCAGGCCGCCGCCGCCCTGGGAGAGGGCAGCGTCGTGGTACGTCGCGGCGGGGCGTTCGTGCCCGGCCGCGACGCGCAGGAGTCCCTGGCCTTCGCCCGGGCCGTCTCCGACGCCGTGGTCGAGGTGGTCCAGCAGGTGGTGGCCCGGCGCTGCCCGCGCTTCGTCATCGCCAAGGGCGGTATCACCTCCTCCGACGTGGCCAGCCGCGGCCTGGGCATCCGCCGGGCGCTGGTGCGCGGCCCGATGCTGCCCGGCATCGTCTCCCTGTGGGAGCCCCAGGACGGCCCCGCCGCAGGCGTGCCCTACATCGTCTTCGCCGGCAACGTGGGCGACGACGACTCCCTGGCCCAGGTCGTCTCCGTCCTGAGCGCCTGA